tcgttttgatatgtagttcgttcgattccgatgcacggtttaggagaaacgaccgtttcaagtaacggcgtttcgcgaacgaaacttttcccctcgccttactttgaaacataggttaaagaccaaaaagggttaattaatgtatgaaacatttatggtaagtgtgttaggcagttggtaagacactcgcgaaggaatcgctttaaaactcgtaaaggttaaattattaaaaatggtggagccgagggtacccgagcgacttaagcaaatcagtgagcgcaaaacaagcgttagagtctaagttagttaaagtatagaattacaagtgattttggtttaattccaacttacttgttgtttataggttaccagactcgtcccgagccattcgtaacccccagtcgctcaggcaagtattctatccgttatactgttgttgtgatgtatacatttgtatatgcatgatcttgcgataaatgcatattggttatttagcaaattcttgcgatatattgtagcatgtgatatggtatatatgcatgcctgtttcatattcttgaaatatatctgttggttcagttgataatacttatgctagaggatagcggtaacttgcatatacccttagtatagggacccaaaggtgaaaatattttctaaaaccgggagtcgaggatcccgagtagattttgtatatatggatatggatatatatatatatatatatatatatatatggttatagttttccaaactattaatcgaataaggtttattcgataactttaactttatttatttatttgaatattatttcgaatattattcgagggcttatgactcttttatattattattgaatattatttgaatattcattcgagggcttatgactcttttatatattattattgaatattatttgaatattcattcgagggcttatgactcagtttatattatttaatgaatattatttgaatattcatttgaggatctatgactccgattatttgctgaaatatattctttatttcattagagaataaactgttaataatcaaacttattttcgattattcaaataaagataatactttcatataagtatatctttggttatttaatactcgtttcaattataagttttaatacttctacttcaattatttttataaaagattagtctttatgggaatattatttaaataataatattcagtcattttctaaatattctggggactgatttacttcattaaatcagctttactccaaacactctttaaagtgttttcgagtcttcaaaatgatttttaaagtcagagcggatcccaaaacgcatttttatatttaagatattcctttttaaggggatttaaatactcgctcaaaacctggggaatccggctctgtggtgtattttatattcgcaacgaggttgcagttttggtaaatgaattgattacttgcccaacgttcgggaagtaagcccatctaattgagtcggcataagcgacaggccggggtacggtctatgaatgtgtaagtggctgggtggcagtccatcaacgcgtgaggggccgggtaacggtctagcgcgaggtcctaatgcggccagggtgatgaccggtgaggaattcatccatctacagtagaaaaggttacttattggtatctttgcctgatcagcaagatatctggtttatgccaaaattcttttcctttccaaaattcattggatgtttcaaactctgttcatactttacataacagaggttccaggaaatgtttaagagatatatatatgtggatatatatatatcgggactaaataaagtatctcgtaactttattttattcaataatatttcaaagattgaatctattcaaatcttgtcttgtagtctaatctatgtgatgaacttttgaaactgattataacttgaacggtggtagttcaagtagtattgggaaagatataagtatattggggtatttggtaacctcatcttttaaacttatatctaattaataattgtcttatgtatgacaaagattttcagaaaaacgttgagacaaggttagatatatgagatcaccttgcaacgatattttttttcatacagttacacactaggactttgtgtatattatgcatggaagaggacttccaatattttgaaaagtatatatgtatatatactgaatattttgcgacttcatcgcattaagttatcaacttggttcatttcttttgaccaagacttttatgagtattatgagtaggctcatatattgtaaatcattatacatattattttggtgggcttgctgctcacccttgctttcttctttcatcacacaacaacagttaggaaagatggccagactccagtagacccagcgcaagcgcgtgggaagcgtcccgcgtcttcccgttgatgttgtagctgctatagctgcagaggtagatctattgtagatcagaccatctacttttgagaatcaattatgtataattataacttgtggcagataatggcaattaactgtaaatttatcaagtaatcattttgggttgtaataacttttaaattgtggattcaaagacttgtacttatttaaatttcatctctgagactataacgggttgtggtgtgtgttagtgtggggtcacagcataaggttatttattattaattaagtgaagtgatattgtggaaagaaagaccgtgacgacccggatccccgaccccggatctgggggtgtttACAAAAATAGTAAGTTAAAATCTTTAACAAATTACAGGAATGCCCCTACCTCTTTTCTTTTAAAAACAACAGGCCCAATTCCTTTTCTCTCCCCCGTGCTCATTGCTCATCTCTCGACTCTTCTCTTCACCGACTTTTTTTCTCCTTCTCTCTAGTAAAGCTTCACCTCGTCGGGGTTTTCGTTTTTCTTGGTTCCAACCTCGAATTCAACCTACCCATGACTACTAAATCTGAAATCACGCagtatgtgtatatatgtatgtatcaTTCGTAAATTCGAAATCTAGAAATGGGTTTTGGATTTTCTCAAATCTAAACTCATTTATTTGTGATGATTGGATTAATAGAGATTATGGTTTTAATCAATAATTATGCTTATTGTTGTTTTGATAATATTGAGATATTAATATGTGATTATTTGGTTGTATGCTAAGTGTTTGATGATTGGATTAATAGAGATTATGGGTTTAATTAATTGCTAAGAATTGATTAAAGTTGTTAATAACATTGAAGTGCAGAAAATTCAGCATTTGCAAGGAAACTGGCCTATTTTGAATGGCTGTTTTGAGACGTTTAGAGACCTAATTGCTTAATGGTCAAACATAATAATTATAGGTTTATATTTGAATTATAAGTCTGCAAAATTTGGTTATTATCAGACTTGTACAAGTTGAGATACAATTATTTAGTGCCAAGTGTACAGAATTTCTGGACAGGGTCTGTTGGCCATATTGAAGACTCTGTTCAGGGGCGCTAAACACCTTACTTTCATCTGAAATTTTTAAGGTAGATAGGTATGCGAGTCACCTAAGTCTCTACCAAAATTCACTATAACAGAcctatttatgaatttattaaaaatccGGAGGCAAACTTAGTTTCTGTGAAATCGAGCAGCCAAGATACTTGTTATGTGTTTTATATGTTTAATTGTTTACAAAACTTTTGTTTGCACTTGATATTAAATGAGAACGAATATATTTGGTTAATGGTTTATTTCGATTATTATAACTTTAGTAAGATATAAGCGCACATCATTATTACTTgaatgattatgtgcttatgagAACATATAACGATGTGTTTGAAATGACTTATATGGTTGTGTAGTCTTAACGCCGTTCTTTTGTGAGTTTGTCTGCGTGTATGTTTTACTGTATCCAGTATTAATATTAGATTTGTAAATATTCTGGTCAGGTTTATGTGTCTTGTTCTAGGCCCGTTTTACTACTTTAAATATTGGATTTGTTTCTGAAAACTTTATAGTAAATTGGAGTAACGTTAATCATGAGTGTCATAAAAATTCATGTAAAATCAATAAAttttcaatttattaaaaatcaaaGAGTGGGTAATATTTGAACCAGTGTCTAGTTTCTTTCTTTATTAGTGCAGAGTATGAGTTTATATTTGGCTAATTGCATATAATTGATAAGTGAATTCTTGTCGCGGTGGTAGCTTGCTATTTGCATTAACTTATTTCATGTTTGAACATATATAATTTTATGAGTTTTTACTTGATACATGTCGGTAGTCGTATAAAAGttattttgttaaagaattaGGGAGTTAGTTACTATATGAGCATTCGTATGAATTAGGGAGTTTATTTGGAGTCTAATTTTGGACATTTGTTAAGTTGGGATTGTTATGTGTGGTGTGATTATATCTTGGTTGATGGCGGGTAATTATATGTTAGCTTATTGGTTTCTTTTTGGATTGGTTTAGGTAGTAAGTCAGATATGGTAATTGATTATTAGACTGCTTAAATTGGTTAATCTTGTATAGGTGAATAAACATATTTTATATTTAGTAAATTTGTAATTCTGCTGAAAGATTTTCTTATGTGTTTACTGCAAGTCAAGGCAGATTTTCTTATATGTTTACTGCAAGTCAAGGCAGATTTTCTTATATGTTTACTGCAAGTCAAGGCAGATTTTCTTATATGTTTACTCCAAGTCAAGGCAAGAATGGAAAGAGGAATAGAGATTATTTTCACTAACATATTTATTGCAGGTattctttgaagaattcccttcTTGAGTCGGTCAAGGAGTGGGATGttcgtgaaaagcttgaaggcctccagggatATGCGggatgattgaaggcctcctcgggtgtcctcgttggggatgcagGGTTAatattggtgtgtgctttgggagctctcTTCTTGTATTCAGCGGGTGTCCttgttggagaactttggagtcaacctgcactttgcacccaagaaCTTGGGATCACCTATCCTGTTATCTGATGGGTTATCCTCACtcgggggacagggacgcatccagcatttggggtgaaccatggctatacctgcgttcgtaaatcaagggaaaTAGTTGTAGCAGAGTGTTATCCTTGTGCAGGGAGTTGCgttatccgtgaagtcctacgattatgGACGAgtcttgggccttcgcggttgggcctcataggtggacattcctaaagctagtggAAGATGGATCCTGGGAGGACTTCTACTAGGCCTAGGAAtgagaagtctaagcccattagatttcttgttcctcaagaactacgtcaggcttgattcctatataaagggtacgtaggcacattgagagggctaagaagttgagagctgaaaagGAGCCACCACTTTCCCTAATCAATCTCGGCCATTAGTTAACATacaaccaccacacaccgcttgatttttCGGCGAAGAACCACCGCATAGATCTTGATTCCAGCGAGAaacctcaaattttgttgttaccaaattcctccATCAACAGATTCAACGTAGCTTTAATATTGTATTACCCCTTTCCGGGCCTTTAGCAATATTTTTTGGGTTATATAGCAATATAGTTGGGATTGTTATGtgcaatctatggcgtagtgttaATTGTTGCTTTAAGGGCATCATTTGGTAAAACATTCATGCTTGGCGCTTAATgcttaagatttgtcttctttCTTCTTTCTCGTAATACTAATTATTTTTTCATCATCCAGTAATTCTGCCACTGATCATTTTTGGCAACATAATTAAGGATAACATTTTCGACATCCATTTCATAATGATAAGCAATAACCTTTTCtctatatatgtgtgtgtgataCGTGTAAAGACTCATGAGCCAcagcctgtcgcttaaatgcggtttaccttagttcacgtggtttgcaggctattgcttgagcccgtagggtttacccagtgcgcatccgaagggtagcggctgcggattacctacgataaaaaaaatacatGTAAAGAGAAAATTAACAATCATATATATCTTATattgataaattaataaaatattaatttaccaattaattgaTATTTTGATTAATTAATAATCTTCTCTCGTCCCGAATATTAATTTATCAGGATTTACCTGTATTGATATTTTATTCTCAATAAACCAATTACCAATTTATGTGTTTAACACATAAAAAAGATAGACTTACTTCTGTGAAATAATAACAAAAATTTTTGTTATTAAATATTGTTTCGGGATAATTCGAATTCCTCGTTGAGAAGAAAAGAACATTTTTTCACAAATAAATCCACCAACATTATGAATAAAAATTTACTAAGGGTCATGTTTTAATTATCGGCACCCCATTTTAATATGGGTCCCGTTCCCTGACAATCATGTGTCAAGGAACTGTTAACCAACACATTGTCTCCTGGTCGTTGGATGAACAATCCAGCGGCcaggatttaaaaaaaaattacccGGTCAGTGCTTCTTTCCGCGGAAAGCTGCCCTTCCGCGCTTATTATGCGCGTAACGGGTAATGACAAAAATGCCCTTAAATTGTATCCGCGCTTAATTTACGCGGAAGGCCTGAAGAGTCGATTAAACATAGTTTTAAACCCGGATAGCAGTTAGTGTAGGTTTCAAACACGATTCAACACAATATAAACACGATTTTGAGTTGTAGGAGGGCGATTGGAGACGGATTCGAGAGGAGAAAGCATAAACACGAATCATTCAACGTAAAAGGTTCGATTTTTATCTATTTTTATGTAGTTTGGTCGTGTTGGGTCGGGTTATTGGTGTTCAATCTGGTTATTAGGGTTCTTGAACACGATTCGTAATTAATCTGTGTGGGATTATGTTGTTGTTAGTAATCCGTGTATGTAATCGTGTATGTATTCACGTATATTGCATAATTATGTTGTTTAATCTCTCTTGTTTGTGTAATGTAATACACCTGTCTAGACAGTTAATTTTTGTAATAATAATGTCCGGGTCAATTAAAAACGGGTTTTGTTATTGTATATGTTGTGATCTTGTGAGTTTAAAGTTCGTGTGTAATTTAAAATGCAGACTGCATTATTTTAAATTGTCAATTGTTCTTCGATTAAAAAATTGATTGATTACTCGTACACTGCAGATGAATTTGGCGGTGTATACGTGGATAATGCATTGAACTTCCATTTGGTATAGTTTATACAACTACATAATGTAAGCTAATGTTGATTGATAGAATATAATGAATATCATATGGATTTAGTTTGTGATTTTCATGTCCTTGTTTCTAATGATTGTATAGTTGTATATATAATTGAATGATTCCGTGAATGTCATAGTTGCGAATGATTGCTGAGAACCATGAAGTTTTTTTGATAATATAGTTCGTTGTATATGTAATAGGATGATTGTGTTACTCTTTCGGGAGATGAATGCTGTTTGTGAAAGTGGTTAAATTGTTGAATAGAATATTAAAGTATTGCTTATATGATTGAGAATTGATGTGGATTATATCGTTTACGCTTAGTTTATTGAATTGTTTTTATTTATATTGTTTCAGGATGGATAACATATTGTCGGGTCCagttagtcatgacattatcttTCATAACGAGTATCATTTGAGTTCGGATATTTGGGAGGGACACGAGCGGGGTCCTTTGGAGTGTTATTGTGGGAACAGGAACATGCGTATGTGGGTTTTATCTGATGCACAGAAGGTGTTGCATAGCATTGGTTTTGGTATGTTTGCAAATTCGGGTGTGGTTTTGCCGAATGATGCGAGGCTTGTCACGGCACTTGTGGAGAGGTGGCATCCCGAGACCAACACCTTCTTCATGAGACAGAGGGAAATGATAGTGACCTTGGAGGATGTTGGCTATATCTTGGGTTTATCGGTTGCTAGACATTCGTTAGTTGGCGACGGTCTGGATAGTGGCTTGGGGTATTTTATGAGACATTGGTTTGAGCCGTTGGATGAAGAGGAGGTGAAGGTGGCATGAGACAGAGTCTTCATAGAGAGGATTGCTTGTTGTACGTGGTTGTTGTAATTGTGGGCATATGAGCGGTTCTTGATTGAGAGACCTCTTCCTGATCCTATCAAGGATTCTTATCTAGTTGCTGAGTTATGGGTTAGGCCGTTGAGGAGGTGGTTAAtgaggaggaggaggaagaggcCGATTAGGAGGCGGAGGAGGAGCCTAAGGGGAAGAAGGGGAAGGAGGTGAAGGGGAAGGAGGTTAAGGTGGCATGGATAGCAATATTCCACCTGAGTATGAGCAGGAGTTTGGGAGGATTGCCCTTATTTTATTTGAGCCGTACTGTCGATTCATGCAGGATGTTAGAGGTCCGTCATATAAGACTCCAGTGTTCCAGCATGTTCAGCTATCTCCCGAGGCGATGAGGCCTACAGTTGGAGGGATTCGAGAGCCCGATGTCATTAACATGACACTGCCGTCTCAGCAGGTGTCACAGGCCCCTACACAGGCATCTGTATTTGCATCAGGGTCATCTTTGAGGGCTGAGAAGATGGATATTCGCCGCTCTGTGGAAGAGAAATGGGAGATAAATAAGAGACTGAAGTAGGAGAGGATAGAGGCTATTAGGAGGGATTGGGGATGGGGAGGTTTTCCCAGGATTGGTCCTATTAAACACGATCTTATATGGACCTTGGACATAAATATTATGCAGAGTTTTCAACCCAAAGGATGGCTAGATGATAGGATCATATATGCTTACATGGTATAATCTTTAACCTTCTCTCATTTATGTTGTtccttttatttcattttaaatttttatattttataattattgtGTGATAACCTGTTTCTTGCAGTGGTTGTTGCGTGATCGTGAGGAAGCCATAGTTGTCGCTGGGGTGTATACGAGGATGCCTTCATACTACTTCATGGATCAACTTTTTATAGAGTTGGGGAAGAAAGTAGACTACTCACTTCCCTTTTCTGCAAAAACCATGCATTTCTTTCTTACTTGGGCGAGTTATGGGGTAGATCCACCAATTAACCAGGTGGACTACATATTTGTTCCCGCAAATGTGAATAATAATCATTGGATTCTCATGGTATTTTCTGTGAAGGAATGGGGTATGATGATACTTGATCCTATGAACTACAACGCTAAATATCCCAAAGAAGAAGAGTGTGTGGTAATAGTTCCTTGACGACACCTTATATTGTAGTTTTGAATTCTTTCCTTATTACTTTCGTGAACTGATGGTTTTTGTTTTGTGTTAGGTTGGATTTGTTGGAAGTATGCTTCGTTATGTTGGCAAGAATAGAAATGTCCCAGAGGAAGAGcctttagttcatgtttgggaTGCAATGCCTAAACAATATAATTACCTAGATTGCGGTGTGTACGTGTGCAAATATATGGACTATACCTTGCAGGGATATGACCTCGCTAAAGTGCATTGGGATGTGTCGGACATGGAGATCTTTCGTTATAGGATTGCTAAGGAGCTTCAAAGAGGGATGGCTAAACCCATACTAACACATAGTATGAGGCAAAGGATGGAGAGGGTAACCGGAAAGAGTACCAGTTAGGTCATTCGTCTAGTTGTGTAGTTTAGGTGAACTTGTGTAGTTTAGTTGAACTTGTTTCATTACATTTGAACATCATCACGTACCTTTTATTCGGTTTAATTACAAATGACACGTGTTTCGTTTATATCGTCATTTATCGACCGTGTCCAATTCCCGTCCCCTTTTTAGCTTTTTTGTTTCTGTTTTTTATTGATTTTTGTATATAATGGCCCCCTTCAACTTGTGTGGGTTTTGAAAAAATTTCGCGATTTGGGCCATATTTGGAGGGGTGCGTAATTTTGATGAATTTTTTTTTTGGAATTGGACAGGCTTGTTGTTGTTATACTGATGATATAACAGTTGATTGTTGTTGGTATCCTGTAAAACGGGTGGGAATGTGCCATTACAAATGGAACATTTCAAAAAAACTTTTTGTCCTTTCCGCGTAAAATAAGCACGGAAGGGTTAATGCATTACGCGGTTATTTTTCGCGGAAAGGACATAAAGTTTTTGAAAAATTTAACTCCTTTTTTCTTTGAAATCTGTAAAATAATGATGTATTTCAACTATATGAACTGCATTATGGAATAAAATATTGATTACAACATCACTACTTATGACTTTC
The sequence above is drawn from the Apium graveolens cultivar Ventura chromosome 2, ASM990537v1, whole genome shotgun sequence genome and encodes:
- the LOC141695660 gene encoding ubiquitin-like-specific protease ESD4, translating into MQSFQPKGWLDDRIIYAYMWLLRDREEAIVVAGVYTRMPSYYFMDQLFIELGKKVDYSLPFSAKTMHFFLTWASYGVDPPINQVDYIFVPANVNNNHWILMVFSVKEWGMMILDPMNYNAKYPKEEECVVGFVGSMLRYVGKNRNVPEEEPLVHVWDAMPKQYNYLDCGVYVCKYMDYTLQGYDLAKVHWDVSDMEIFRYRIAKELQRGMAKPILTHSMRQRMERVTGKSTS